In a genomic window of Numenius arquata chromosome 5, bNumArq3.hap1.1, whole genome shotgun sequence:
- the MBOAT4 gene encoding ghrelin O-acyltransferase → MRWADLLLLLPAAPYRLAAFPFAALFHHLCASGHLSLTARYIFLLTGGCLLAATAMGSYAVLLLIPAAGSVLVLLSVSPVHVHTWVFALQMSWQTLCHLGLSSQDLDPQDARPAIALSAIMLLTQKATSLALDIHEGVMPLQLGQGLLQRTLPLCSYLLFFPALLGGPLCSFSRFQAQAESSGALPHRLRATSQRCLCALALQGLRAGLAGGLAGRQGCAGLGCLPCLWARALLLRLAYYMHWVLDEALLEVAGFGPEEGQGDLSLHDLWTLETTHRLAVFTRTWNKSTSRWLRRLVFQRCPAQPLLATFAFSAWWHGLRAGQVFGFLCWAVMVEADYRIHPFLSAWATSQGVKLLYCGTTWVFTQLIVAYILVAVETESFSMLCLLWTSCNSILPLSYGLALLLLLLLAKKPKQN, encoded by the exons ATGCGCTGGGCAGACCTGCTTCTCCTTCTTCCTGCAGCCCCATACCGACTGGCGGCTTTCCCCTTCGCTGCTCTCTTCCACCATCTCTGTGCTTCGGGGCACCTCTCTCTGACTGCCCG GTACATATTCCTCCTCACCGGAGGATGCCTCCTTGCTGCCACAGCCATGGGCAGCTACGCCGTGTTACTCctcatccctgctgctggctctgtgctCGTCCTCCTCTCCGTCAGCCCAGTTCATGTCCACACCTGGGTCTTCGCCCTCCAGATGTCCTGGCAGACGCTCTGCCACCTGGGTCTGAGCAGCCAGGATCTGGACCCTCAGGATGCCAG GCCAGCCATCGCCCTCTCCGCCATCATGCTGCTCACCCAGAAGGCTACGTCTCTGGCTCTGGACATCCACGAAGGAGTCATGCCGCTCCAGCTGGGCCAGGGGCTTTTGCAGCGCACCTTGCCCCTCTGCAGCTACCTGCTCTTTTTCCCAGCCCTCCTCGGAGGACCCCTGTGCTCCTTCAGCAGGTTTCAAGCCCAGGCTGAGTCCTCGGGGGCTCTCCCCCACCGGCTGAGGGCCACCAGCCAGCGGTGCCTCTGTGCCCTGGCCCTGCAGGGGCTGCGTGCCGGGCTGGCAGGAGGCCTGgctggcaggcagggctgtgctggcctgggctgcctgccctgcctctggGCACGGGCCCTGCTCCTCAGGCTGGCCTACTACATGCACTGGGTGCTGGATGAGGCCCTCCTTGAGGTGGCGGGTTTCgggccagaggagggccagggAGACCTTTCCCTCCATGACCTGTGGACGCTGGAGACCACCCACCGCCTGGCCGTCTTCACCCGAACCTGGAACAAGAGCACGTCCCGTTGGTTGAGGAGACTGGTCttccagcgctgcccagcccagccgctTCTAGCCACTTTTGCCTTCTCTGCCTGGTGGCATGGCCTCCGGGCCGGGCAGGTCTTTGGTTTCCTCTGCTGGGCTGTCATGGTGGAGGCCGACTATCGCATCCATCCCTTCCTCAGTGCCTGGGCCACCTCCCAGGGTGTGAAGCTCCTCTACTGTGGCACAACCTGGGTCTTCACGCAGCTCATCGTTGCCTACATCCTGGTGGCTGTGGAGACCGAGAGCTTCTCCATGCTCTGCCTGCTCTGGACTTCCTGCAACAGCATCCTTCCCCTCTCTTATGGCCtcgcactgctgctgctgctgctgcttgccaaGAAGCCAAAGCAGAACTGA
- the LOC141464294 gene encoding ribonuclease CL2-like, which produces MALGKVSMAGWALCVVLVLAALAGTVAETRYEKFLRQHVDHPRTSTLAAHRYCETMLARRRVTAPGRPCKPSNTFVHASAGELVAACSQMPDAEGFHSTPTAMSLTACRLRGGDTRPPCAYRARQLQHHVRVSCLNGLPVHLAGTYAPPQ; this is translated from the exons ATGGCGCTGGGAAAG GTGTCCATGGCGGGCTGGGCCCTATGCGTGGTCCTGGTGCTGGCTGCACTGGCAGGGACGGTGGCCGAGACCCGCTACGAGAAGTTCCTGCGGCAGCATGTGGACCACCCCCGGACATCCACGCTGGCAGCCCACCGCTACTGTGAGACCATGCTGGCACGCCGGCGGGTGACGGCCCCGGGGCGGCCCTGCAAGCCCTCCAACACCTTTGTCCATGCGTCGGCCGGGGAGCTGGTGGCCGCCTGCAGCCAGATGCCTGATGCAGAGGGGTTCCACAGCACCCCGACAGCCATGAGCCTCACTGCCTGCCGCCTGCGAGGGGGGGACACCCGCCCCCCTTGCGCCTACCGAGCTCGACAGCTCCAGCACCACGTGCGGGTCTCCTGCCTGAATGGGCTGCCTGTGCACCTTGCTGGCACCTACGCGCCCCCCCAGTGA